A single window of Pseudomonas benzenivorans DNA harbors:
- a CDS encoding substrate-binding periplasmic protein gives MFKRLWLALAGTLVLMAGAAHAEIDPDYRMVLLTENFPPYNMAINGKNFAQEDNLDGIAVDIVREMFRRTGIEYNLTLRFPWDRIYKLALEKPGYGVFVTARLPEREALFKWVGPIGPDDWVLLARGDSPISLSSLEEAKQYKIGAYKGDAIAQHLEERGLQPITALRDQMNAEKLVAGKIDLWATGDPAGRYLAKQSGISGLKTVLRFDSAQLYLALNKEVPDEVVEKLQSELDKMRDEGFVDDILNSYL, from the coding sequence ATGTTTAAACGTCTGTGGCTGGCCTTGGCCGGCACCCTGGTGCTGATGGCGGGCGCGGCCCACGCCGAGATCGACCCGGACTACCGCATGGTGCTGCTCACCGAGAACTTTCCGCCCTACAACATGGCGATCAACGGCAAGAACTTCGCCCAGGAAGACAACCTCGATGGCATCGCCGTGGACATCGTCCGCGAGATGTTCAGGCGCACTGGCATCGAGTACAACCTGACCCTGCGCTTTCCCTGGGACCGCATCTACAAACTGGCCCTGGAGAAGCCGGGCTACGGGGTATTCGTCACCGCACGCCTGCCGGAGCGCGAAGCGCTGTTCAAGTGGGTCGGGCCGATCGGTCCGGACGACTGGGTGCTGCTCGCCCGGGGCGACAGCCCGATCAGCCTGAGCAGCCTGGAAGAGGCCAAGCAGTACAAGATCGGCGCCTACAAGGGTGATGCCATCGCCCAGCACTTGGAGGAACGGGGGCTGCAGCCGATCACCGCGTTGCGCGACCAGATGAACGCCGAGAAGCTCGTGGCAGGTAAGATCGACCTCTGGGCCACTGGCGATCCGGCCGGCCGTTATCTGGCGAAGCAGTCCGGCATCTCCGGACTGAAAACCGTGCTGCGTTTCGACAGTGCGCAACTCTATCTGGCACTCAACAAGGAAGTGCCGGATGAGGTGGTGGAGAAGCTGCAAAGCGAGCTGGACAAGATGCGCGACGAGGGATTCGTCGACGATATCCTCAACAGCTATCTGTAA
- a CDS encoding substrate-binding periplasmic protein, translating into MPAVRLFAAVLLLLGGSLAQAQNLVLLTENLAPFNQSVSGRNFAKNDGITGISSDTLHAVCKRAEVECQQILRFPWQRVYQQALDEPGYGLFSTARTPAREKLFKWVGPIASNDWVLMAKADSPIQLSDLQGAAKYRIGGYKGDAISQYLIDRGLPVQTALRDNKNVEKLLKGQIDLWVTADPSGRYVARQEGLDALRVVQRFHTAELYLALNLATPDELVQRLQGALDALRAEGELSAIVARY; encoded by the coding sequence ATGCCTGCTGTACGGCTATTCGCTGCTGTTCTTCTGCTGCTTGGCGGCAGTCTTGCGCAAGCCCAGAACCTGGTCCTGCTCACCGAAAACCTCGCCCCCTTCAACCAGTCGGTCAGCGGCCGCAACTTCGCCAAGAACGACGGCATCACCGGCATCAGCTCGGACACCCTGCACGCGGTCTGCAAGCGTGCCGAGGTCGAGTGCCAGCAGATCCTGCGCTTCCCCTGGCAGCGGGTGTACCAGCAGGCGCTCGACGAGCCCGGTTACGGTCTGTTCTCCACGGCTCGCACGCCGGCGCGGGAGAAACTGTTCAAGTGGGTCGGGCCGATTGCCAGCAACGACTGGGTGCTGATGGCCAAGGCCGACAGCCCGATCCAGCTGAGCGATCTGCAAGGGGCGGCGAAGTACCGCATCGGCGGCTACAAGGGCGATGCCATCAGTCAGTACCTGATCGACCGGGGCCTGCCGGTGCAAACCGCGCTGCGCGACAACAAGAACGTCGAGAAGCTGCTCAAGGGGCAGATAGACCTGTGGGTGACCGCCGACCCGAGCGGGCGCTACGTGGCCAGGCAGGAGGGCCTGGACGCGCTCAGGGTGGTGCAGCGCTTCCACACCGCCGAGCTCTACCTGGCGCTCAACCTGGCCACCCCCGACGAGCTGGTGCAGCGCCTGCAGGGTGCCCTGGATGCCCTGCGTGCCGAGGGCGAACTGAGCGCTATCGTGGCGCGCTACTGA
- a CDS encoding substrate-binding periplasmic protein, whose amino-acid sequence MLKTLKIGLLFGLILSACAAHAELPYGYKVVLLTENFPPFNMAVDDKNFARDDGIDGISAEVVRAMFKRAKIDYSLTLRFPWDRLYRLTLDKPNYGLFSTTFTPERQPLFKWVGPIAKSGWVLLAAPGNNLSLKSLKEAGQYKVGAYKNDAVSQHLESQGLQPINALRDQQNVQKLLKGQIDLWATTDPVGRYLAKQEGVSGLTTVLRFNEAELYLALNKDTPDEVVQRLQKALDELRSEGFVDDMTDSYL is encoded by the coding sequence ATGTTGAAAACTTTGAAAATCGGCCTGTTGTTCGGGCTCATCCTCAGTGCCTGTGCGGCCCATGCCGAGTTGCCCTATGGTTACAAGGTGGTGCTGCTGACCGAGAACTTCCCGCCGTTCAACATGGCGGTCGACGACAAGAACTTCGCCCGGGACGACGGCATCGACGGCATCAGCGCGGAGGTCGTCCGCGCCATGTTCAAGCGGGCCAAGATCGATTACAGCCTGACCCTGCGCTTTCCCTGGGATCGCCTGTACCGGCTGACCCTGGACAAGCCCAACTACGGGCTGTTCTCCACCACCTTCACCCCCGAGCGCCAGCCGCTGTTCAAGTGGGTCGGGCCGATCGCCAAGTCCGGCTGGGTGCTGCTCGCCGCACCGGGCAACAACCTCAGTCTGAAAAGCCTGAAGGAGGCGGGGCAATACAAGGTCGGCGCCTACAAGAACGACGCGGTCAGCCAGCACCTGGAGTCCCAGGGACTGCAGCCGATCAATGCGCTGCGCGACCAGCAGAACGTGCAGAAGCTGCTCAAGGGGCAGATCGACCTGTGGGCCACCACCGATCCGGTCGGTCGCTACCTGGCCAAGCAGGAAGGCGTCAGCGGCCTGACCACGGTGCTGCGCTTCAACGAGGCCGAGCTCTACCTGGCGCTGAACAAGGACACCCCGGACGAGGTGGTGCAGCGTCTGCAGAAGGCCCTGGACGAGCTGCGCAGCGAAGGTTTCGTCGATGACATGACCGACAGCTACCTGTAA